In Capillimicrobium parvum, a genomic segment contains:
- a CDS encoding acyl-CoA dehydrogenase family protein has protein sequence MRRTIFDDEHDDFRDAVKTFIAREVVPHHERWREDRLVSRDMWLAAGRQGLLGISIPAEHGGAGTEDFRFNAVLTEELARAGLALASSVGIHTDVVAPYLVECTTEEQRGRWLPGFCSGEIVTAIGMTEPGAGSDLASMRTTARRDGDGWVLNGSKTFITNGTAADLVVVAARTGSGPREITLFAIEEGVEGFTRGRKLHKVGQPEADTAELFFEDVHLGGEQVVGELHGGFTTMMRHLPQERLHSACANIAHAAGALEQTLEYAKERQAFGQAIGTFQHSRFLLAELVTEIEVTQTFIDRCVAEYVTGTLPDVETAKAKWWSAQVQNRVIDACVQLHGGYGYMDEYPVARAWADARVTKIWAGSNEIMKEVIGRSLGLGQARRVS, from the coding sequence ATGCGCAGAACGATCTTCGACGACGAGCACGACGACTTCCGCGATGCGGTGAAGACCTTCATCGCCCGCGAGGTCGTGCCCCACCACGAGCGCTGGCGCGAGGATCGACTGGTCAGCCGCGACATGTGGCTCGCGGCAGGACGCCAGGGGCTGCTCGGGATCTCCATCCCCGCCGAGCACGGCGGCGCGGGGACCGAGGACTTCCGCTTCAACGCCGTCCTCACCGAGGAGTTGGCCCGGGCGGGGCTGGCCCTCGCGTCGAGCGTCGGCATCCACACCGATGTCGTCGCCCCCTACCTCGTCGAGTGCACGACCGAGGAGCAGCGCGGCCGCTGGCTGCCGGGGTTCTGCTCGGGTGAGATCGTCACGGCGATCGGGATGACCGAGCCCGGTGCCGGCTCCGACCTGGCCAGCATGCGCACGACCGCCCGGCGCGACGGCGACGGCTGGGTGCTCAACGGCTCGAAGACGTTCATCACCAACGGGACGGCGGCGGACCTCGTCGTCGTCGCCGCGCGGACGGGCTCGGGGCCCCGCGAGATCACGCTCTTCGCGATCGAGGAGGGTGTCGAGGGGTTCACCCGCGGGCGCAAGCTGCACAAGGTCGGTCAGCCCGAGGCGGACACCGCCGAGCTCTTCTTCGAGGACGTCCACCTGGGCGGCGAGCAGGTCGTCGGCGAGCTGCACGGCGGCTTCACCACGATGATGCGCCACCTGCCCCAGGAGCGGTTGCACAGCGCCTGCGCGAACATCGCGCACGCCGCGGGCGCGCTCGAGCAGACGCTCGAGTACGCCAAGGAGCGCCAGGCGTTCGGCCAGGCCATCGGGACCTTCCAGCACAGCCGGTTCCTGCTCGCCGAGCTCGTCACGGAGATCGAGGTGACGCAGACCTTCATCGACCGCTGCGTCGCCGAGTACGTCACAGGCACCCTGCCCGACGTCGAGACCGCCAAGGCGAAGTGGTGGAGCGCGCAGGTCCAGAACCGCGTCATCGACGCGTGCGTGCAGCTGCACGGCGGCTACGGCTACATGGACGAGTACCCGGTGGCGCGCGCATGGGCCGACGCCCGCGTGACGAAGATCTGGGCGGGCTCCAACGAGATCATGAAGGAGGTCATCGGCCGCTCACTCGGGCTCGGGCAGGCCCGTCGGGTCAGCTGA
- a CDS encoding response regulator transcription factor — protein MPVARVLVCDDDPDIRALLRALLERAGMAVSEATDGREALRLVHQEHPALVVLDVNMPSLDGWQTLERLRDFSAVPVLMLTGRDAELEKVRGLRSGADDYVTKPFGRQELLARVQALLRRAPPPGDGAAADVYDDGYVRIDDGNAEVSVLGRPVAVTPLELRLLRTLVRNRGHVLSRDQILDAVWGEGASASQVKLYVGYLRRKLEPASGDVPVPIETVRGFGYRYRTP, from the coding sequence GTGCCCGTAGCCCGTGTGCTGGTCTGCGACGACGATCCGGACATCCGCGCGCTGCTGCGTGCGCTGCTCGAGCGCGCCGGAATGGCGGTCAGCGAGGCAACCGACGGCCGGGAGGCGCTGCGCCTCGTCCACCAGGAGCATCCCGCGCTCGTCGTGCTCGACGTCAACATGCCATCGCTGGACGGGTGGCAGACGCTCGAGCGGCTGCGCGACTTCAGCGCCGTGCCCGTCCTCATGCTCACGGGCCGTGACGCCGAGCTCGAGAAGGTGCGCGGGCTGCGTTCCGGCGCCGATGACTACGTCACGAAGCCGTTCGGCCGCCAAGAGCTGCTGGCGCGCGTGCAGGCGCTGCTGCGCCGGGCGCCCCCGCCGGGCGACGGCGCGGCGGCGGACGTCTACGACGACGGCTACGTGCGCATCGACGACGGCAACGCCGAGGTGTCCGTCCTCGGCCGCCCGGTTGCGGTGACGCCGCTCGAGCTCCGGCTGCTGCGCACGCTCGTCCGCAACCGCGGCCACGTCCTCAGCCGCGACCAGATCCTCGACGCGGTGTGGGGAGAGGGCGCGTCGGCGTCGCAGGTCAAGCTCTACGTGGGCTACCTGCGCCGCAAGCTCGAGCCGGCGTCCGGCGACGTGCCCGTCCCGATCGAGACCGTGCGCGGGTTCGGCTACCGCTACCGGACGCCATAG
- a CDS encoding phospholipase D-like domain-containing protein, giving the protein MGEGIELTTLEDGAQDAAQIGELVAGFIDRARESLVLALYDIRLPGEVGDRIRGALVGAAGRGVDVRLAYNHDCPRNPEDSPPPRTEPTLIESLPLPTRAIPGEPDLMHHKFAVRDGTSVLTGSTNWTLDSWERQENVILRVQDAGVAAAYRADFDDLWRRGRVDGSGADPVRTHGVGGVPVRPWFCPGHGPDLSRRIGTAIARARRRVRIASPLLTAGPILRALDCVEVDVTGVVDATQVREVLHQWRSSPTAGWKAPVLERVLERHGFTGKRSTPWAAGTVHDFLHAKVCVCDDVVFAGSFNHSHSGEQNAENVLEIEDPALAGRLAAWIDAVRARYAASGASPWARAPETSRSTASSGSSQSVTSSSSSGET; this is encoded by the coding sequence GTGGGCGAGGGCATCGAGCTCACGACGCTCGAGGACGGCGCCCAGGACGCGGCGCAGATCGGAGAGCTGGTCGCCGGCTTCATCGACCGCGCCCGCGAGTCGCTCGTCCTCGCGCTGTACGACATCCGTCTGCCGGGCGAGGTCGGCGACCGCATCCGGGGCGCGCTCGTCGGCGCCGCCGGACGCGGCGTGGACGTGCGCCTGGCCTACAACCACGACTGCCCCCGCAACCCCGAGGACTCCCCGCCGCCGAGGACGGAGCCGACCCTGATCGAGTCGCTCCCGCTGCCGACGCGCGCGATCCCCGGCGAGCCGGACCTCATGCACCACAAGTTCGCCGTGCGCGACGGCACGTCCGTGCTGACCGGCTCGACGAACTGGACGCTCGACTCCTGGGAGCGCCAGGAGAACGTCATCCTGCGCGTGCAGGATGCCGGCGTCGCCGCCGCCTACCGCGCGGACTTCGACGACCTGTGGCGGCGCGGCCGCGTCGACGGCTCGGGCGCGGATCCGGTGCGCACCCACGGCGTCGGCGGCGTCCCGGTCCGCCCGTGGTTCTGTCCCGGCCACGGCCCTGACCTGTCGAGGCGCATCGGCACCGCGATCGCCCGCGCCCGCCGCCGGGTGCGCATCGCCAGCCCGCTGCTGACCGCGGGCCCGATCCTGCGCGCGCTCGACTGCGTCGAGGTCGACGTCACCGGCGTCGTGGACGCCACCCAGGTGCGCGAGGTGCTGCACCAGTGGCGCTCCAGCCCCACCGCGGGCTGGAAGGCGCCGGTCCTCGAGCGGGTCCTCGAGCGCCACGGCTTCACCGGCAAGCGCTCGACCCCGTGGGCGGCGGGCACCGTCCACGACTTCCTTCACGCGAAGGTCTGCGTGTGCGACGACGTCGTCTTCGCCGGCTCGTTCAACCACTCGCACTCCGGCGAGCAGAACGCCGAGAACGTCCTCGAGATCGAGGATCCCGCGCTGGCCGGCCGCCTGGCCGCGTGGATCGACGCGGTCCGCGCGCGCTACGCGGCCTCGGGAGCCAGCCCCTGGGCGCGCGCTCCGGAGACGAGCCGCTCCACGGCGTCCTCCGGCTCGTCGCAGAGCGTGACGAGCTCGAGCTCCTCGGGCGAGACGTAG
- a CDS encoding cold-shock protein — translation MATGTVKWFSDEKGFGFITPDEGSRDLFVHHSSIVADGYRTLAEGSKVSYEEEAGDKGPKAINVQKL, via the coding sequence ATGGCCACGGGAACCGTGAAGTGGTTCAGCGACGAGAAGGGGTTCGGCTTCATCACGCCGGACGAGGGCTCGCGCGACCTCTTCGTGCATCACAGCTCGATCGTCGCGGACGGGTATCGCACCCTCGCCGAGGGATCGAAGGTCTCGTACGAGGAGGAGGCGGGCGACAAGGGCCCGAAGGCCATCAACGTGCAGAAGCTCTGA
- a CDS encoding SRPBCC family protein has protein sequence MRPITAHRVVAAPREAIFFVLADLAAHWSLSNQWTEVRELGPDGGVIRLQGPFGIRRTAQVRVRRREAPWLVAGEARLGAGTRARVAWELAPDGGARTAVRLSAWVEAAAWHDRLLLEAGGRRWLAWRFAVTLGRLEAAVGAAAPQPSAVCPSRST, from the coding sequence ATGCGGCCGATCACCGCCCACCGCGTCGTGGCGGCGCCGCGGGAGGCGATCTTCTTCGTGCTCGCCGACCTGGCCGCGCACTGGTCGCTGTCGAACCAGTGGACCGAGGTGCGCGAGCTCGGCCCCGACGGCGGGGTCATCCGCCTGCAGGGCCCGTTCGGCATCCGCCGCACCGCCCAGGTCCGGGTGCGCCGGCGCGAGGCTCCGTGGCTCGTCGCGGGCGAGGCGCGCCTCGGCGCGGGCACGCGGGCGCGCGTGGCTTGGGAGCTTGCTCCGGACGGCGGCGCACGGACCGCCGTGAGGCTCAGCGCCTGGGTCGAGGCCGCGGCGTGGCACGACCGGCTGCTGCTGGAGGCGGGCGGCCGGCGGTGGCTGGCGTGGCGCTTCGCGGTGACGCTCGGCCGCCTGGAGGCGGCGGTCGGGGCCGCGGCGCCTCAGCCGTCGGCGGTGTGCCCGTCGCGCTCGACGTAG
- the arfB gene encoding alternative ribosome rescue aminoacyl-tRNA hydrolase ArfB codes for MRISRDLALPLAEIELRASRSSGPGGQHANVTASRIEAVFDVHASRTLTDGQRARLLHRFGPRVTATSQDARSQHRNRELALDRLRERLARALAVRRPRKPTTAGAAARARRLEAKRRQADRKRARRRPDRED; via the coding sequence ATGCGCATCTCCCGCGACCTGGCCCTGCCGCTGGCCGAGATCGAGCTGCGCGCGTCGCGCTCGTCCGGTCCGGGCGGCCAGCACGCGAACGTCACCGCCTCGCGCATCGAGGCCGTCTTCGACGTGCACGCGTCCCGCACCCTGACCGACGGGCAGCGGGCGCGGCTGCTGCACCGGTTCGGCCCGCGGGTGACCGCGACGTCGCAGGACGCGCGCTCCCAGCACCGCAACCGCGAGCTCGCGCTCGACCGGCTGCGCGAGCGCCTGGCGCGCGCGCTCGCCGTCCGCCGGCCGCGCAAGCCGACCACCGCGGGCGCGGCCGCCCGGGCGCGGCGCCTGGAGGCCAAGCGCCGGCAGGCCGACCGCAAGCGGGCCCGGCGCCGACCCGACCGCGAGGACTGA
- a CDS encoding TetR/AcrR family transcriptional regulator — translation MRTPRMAAGPADRELLQQDAGSGAPYRLLVAGLECFADRGFHATTTRDIATRAEMSPAAMYVHYPSKGELLYRLSRLGHADALRATLEEAADDEDDARPRLWRLVRGFAEWHARHHLLARVAQYELNSVPRDRLPEILDLRHAVARTLEAEAERGVRDGEFEIAELHESVRAILSLGIDIARWYRTSGRRTPEELATIYADLVLRMVLPRDPVAATAHS, via the coding sequence ATGCGGACGCCGCGCATGGCCGCCGGGCCGGCGGACCGGGAGCTGCTCCAGCAGGACGCAGGATCTGGCGCCCCATATCGGCTGCTCGTGGCCGGCCTGGAGTGCTTCGCCGACCGCGGGTTCCACGCGACGACGACCCGCGATATCGCCACCCGGGCCGAGATGAGTCCGGCGGCGATGTACGTGCACTACCCGTCCAAGGGCGAGCTGCTGTACCGGCTCAGCCGGCTCGGCCACGCCGACGCGTTGCGCGCGACGCTCGAGGAGGCGGCCGACGACGAGGACGACGCCCGCCCGCGGCTGTGGCGGCTCGTGCGCGGGTTCGCCGAATGGCACGCGCGCCATCACCTGCTCGCCCGCGTCGCGCAGTACGAGCTCAACTCGGTGCCGCGGGACCGGCTGCCCGAGATCCTCGACCTGCGCCACGCCGTGGCGCGGACGCTGGAGGCGGAGGCCGAGCGCGGCGTCCGCGACGGCGAGTTCGAGATCGCCGAGCTGCACGAGTCGGTGCGCGCGATCCTCTCGCTGGGCATTGACATCGCACGCTGGTACCGCACGTCGGGCCGGCGGACCCCGGAGGAGCTGGCGACGATCTACGCCGATCTCGTGCTGCGCATGGTGCTCCCGCGCGACCCTGTCGCCGCCACCGCGCACTCCTGA
- a CDS encoding GAF domain-containing sensor histidine kinase yields the protein MNLLLTRPEAGFASTLDRAEPPAAPAVGSTLRDLADTACRTACRTAALRGALLLVADRVGGRPVVVGGHGPATAELHARLGRPALARLVHDALTAGEPAGPTPHPLVLVPVASGGRRLGVIVAMPHRGDRRPDGAPRRALQAVAEITAAALLQAQTVAADEERLVRARVELARTIHEEVVQRLFGASLVLSSDAPLGSADLELCCTEVQGALRDLRSILGESLRAPVAPPAGSLAAKLRALGNEPDVVAICDGCAQDVAADQDAVARSVLAEAVRNARKHAVDPQITVTARIRPDLITLTVENDGAPAVPAGEPGLGLRLAATEALHADGLLEHGPTAAGRWRVRLTLPNQPETV from the coding sequence ATGAATCTGCTGTTGACCCGCCCCGAGGCCGGTTTCGCGAGCACGCTCGACCGCGCCGAACCGCCAGCCGCGCCGGCCGTCGGATCGACGCTGCGCGACCTCGCCGACACCGCCTGCCGGACCGCTTGCCGCACGGCCGCGCTGCGCGGCGCGCTTCTGCTGGTGGCGGACCGCGTCGGCGGCCGGCCGGTCGTCGTCGGCGGCCACGGCCCGGCCACCGCCGAGCTGCACGCCCGGCTGGGCCGCCCTGCGCTCGCGCGCCTCGTTCACGACGCGCTGACGGCCGGTGAACCCGCCGGCCCCACGCCGCACCCGCTCGTCCTCGTCCCCGTGGCGAGCGGTGGGCGCCGCCTCGGCGTCATCGTCGCCATGCCGCACCGCGGCGACCGCCGGCCCGACGGCGCCCCGCGCCGCGCGCTGCAGGCCGTGGCCGAGATCACCGCGGCCGCCCTCCTGCAGGCGCAGACCGTCGCCGCGGACGAGGAGCGCCTCGTGCGGGCCCGCGTCGAGCTCGCCCGCACGATTCACGAGGAGGTCGTCCAGCGGCTCTTCGGCGCGTCGCTGGTGCTCTCGTCCGACGCACCGCTGGGCAGCGCGGACCTGGAGCTGTGCTGCACCGAGGTCCAGGGCGCCCTGCGCGACCTGCGCTCCATCCTCGGCGAGTCGTTGCGCGCCCCCGTGGCCCCCCCTGCCGGCAGCCTCGCCGCGAAGCTGCGCGCGCTCGGCAACGAGCCCGACGTCGTGGCGATCTGCGATGGCTGTGCGCAGGACGTGGCCGCTGACCAGGACGCGGTCGCGCGCTCCGTCCTCGCCGAGGCGGTGCGCAACGCCCGCAAGCACGCCGTCGATCCGCAGATCACCGTCACGGCGCGCATCCGGCCCGACCTCATCACGCTGACCGTCGAGAACGACGGCGCGCCCGCCGTCCCCGCGGGCGAACCCGGCCTCGGCCTGCGCCTCGCCGCCACGGAGGCGCTGCACGCCGACGGGCTGCTCGAGCACGGCCCCACCGCCGCCGGCCGCTGGCGCGTGCGCCTCACCCTCCCCAACCAGCCGGAGACCGTATGA
- a CDS encoding LOG family protein, which produces MTEHDTGVRIPLTPDEELLGADRPTIESLHTDAERLERMRADLEMGFRALEGTSGVSVFGSARVGPNEPDYALGRAVGAALGRAGFSVITGGGPGLMEAANRGARDAGARSIGLNIELPFEQFANRYLDLSLTFRYFFARKVCFVRYATGFVVLPGGFGTLDELFEALVLIQTGKVRHFPVVLVGRHHWGPLWDWVGDRLVSGGYVSPEELELVTLCDEPEDAVERLVSGARAQGLAPEAA; this is translated from the coding sequence ATGACCGAGCACGACACCGGTGTCCGCATCCCGCTCACGCCGGACGAGGAGCTGCTGGGCGCGGACCGCCCGACGATCGAGTCGCTGCACACCGACGCCGAGCGCCTCGAGCGCATGCGCGCCGACCTCGAGATGGGCTTCCGCGCGCTCGAGGGCACCAGCGGGGTCTCCGTGTTCGGCTCGGCCCGCGTGGGCCCCAACGAGCCCGACTACGCGCTCGGGCGAGCGGTCGGCGCCGCGCTCGGCCGGGCCGGCTTCAGCGTCATCACCGGCGGCGGGCCCGGGCTCATGGAGGCGGCCAACCGCGGCGCGCGCGACGCCGGTGCGCGCTCGATCGGGCTGAACATCGAGCTGCCGTTCGAGCAGTTCGCCAACCGGTACCTCGACCTCTCGCTCACGTTCCGCTACTTCTTCGCGCGCAAGGTCTGCTTCGTCCGCTACGCGACCGGCTTCGTCGTGCTGCCCGGCGGGTTCGGCACGCTGGACGAGCTGTTCGAGGCGCTCGTGCTCATCCAGACGGGCAAGGTGCGCCACTTCCCCGTCGTGCTCGTCGGCCGCCACCACTGGGGGCCGCTGTGGGACTGGGTCGGCGACCGCCTGGTCTCGGGCGGCTACGTCTCGCCCGAGGAGCTCGAGCTCGTCACGCTCTGCGACGAGCCGGAGGACGCCGTGGAGCGGCTCGTCTCCGGAGCGCGCGCCCAGGGGCTGGCTCCCGAGGCCGCGTAG
- a CDS encoding NADP-dependent oxidoreductase, whose amino-acid sequence MSPVSRQVQLVARPSGEPRETDFRVVETAVPDLEPDQILVRNRWMSVDPYMRGRMNDAESYIPPFALDAPLDGGAVGRVVASTSERFAEGDTVLHGLGWRDVAVLDARGARAVDPDAAPEPAYLGILGMPGLTAYAGLLDVAGLQEGDVVFVSGAAGAVGSIAGQIAKLRGHRVIGSAGSAEKVAYLVGKLGFDAAFNYRDGDITALLAGAAPDGIDVYFDNVGAEHLEAAIACMNDHGRIAMCGAVAGYNSPDGTCAPRNLALAIGKRLTLRGFLVTDHGRRMRDYVQEMAAWLKDGRVAWRETVVDGLDAAPRAFIGLLRGENTGKMLVRLDAPEA is encoded by the coding sequence ATGTCGCCCGTAAGTCGCCAGGTCCAGCTCGTGGCCCGTCCCTCGGGAGAGCCGCGGGAGACGGACTTCCGCGTCGTCGAGACCGCCGTCCCCGACCTCGAGCCCGACCAGATCCTGGTGCGCAACCGCTGGATGTCGGTGGACCCGTACATGCGCGGGCGCATGAACGACGCGGAGTCCTACATCCCGCCGTTCGCGCTGGACGCCCCGCTCGACGGAGGCGCCGTCGGCCGGGTCGTCGCCAGCACGTCAGAGCGCTTCGCGGAGGGCGACACGGTCCTGCACGGCCTCGGCTGGCGCGACGTCGCGGTCCTCGATGCACGCGGCGCCCGTGCCGTGGACCCGGACGCGGCGCCAGAGCCGGCGTACCTCGGCATCCTCGGCATGCCCGGCCTGACCGCGTACGCCGGGCTGCTCGACGTCGCGGGGCTGCAGGAGGGCGACGTCGTGTTCGTCTCCGGCGCCGCGGGAGCCGTGGGCTCGATCGCCGGCCAGATCGCCAAGCTGCGGGGCCACCGCGTGATCGGCAGCGCGGGATCGGCCGAGAAGGTCGCGTACCTCGTCGGCAAGCTCGGCTTCGACGCTGCGTTCAACTACCGCGACGGCGACATCACCGCGTTGCTCGCCGGGGCGGCCCCCGACGGGATCGACGTGTACTTCGACAACGTCGGGGCGGAGCATCTCGAGGCCGCGATCGCGTGCATGAACGACCACGGGCGCATCGCGATGTGCGGCGCCGTGGCCGGCTACAACTCGCCGGACGGCACGTGCGCGCCGCGAAACCTCGCCCTCGCCATCGGCAAGCGCCTCACGCTGCGCGGGTTCCTCGTGACCGACCACGGCCGGCGCATGCGCGACTACGTGCAGGAGATGGCCGCGTGGCTGAAGGACGGGCGCGTCGCGTGGCGCGAGACCGTCGTCGACGGCCTGGACGCCGCGCCGCGCGCGTTCATCGGGCTGCTGCGCGGCGAGAACACCGGCAAGATGCTCGTCCGGCTCGACGCGCCGGAGGCCTAG
- a CDS encoding cupin domain-containing protein, whose translation MGENLISGDGWAVATVDDLGDGPGFRKVRRALGVTEFGVNAIVLPEGYQTGRHFHDRQQELYFVHRGEIEFAFGDGTTHRLPAGGFARVDAATVRSLRNVGEGEAIYVCVGGQGGYVERDGHTADG comes from the coding sequence ATGGGGGAGAATCTCATCAGCGGCGACGGGTGGGCCGTCGCGACCGTCGACGACCTCGGCGACGGACCGGGTTTCCGTAAAGTGCGCCGCGCGCTCGGGGTGACCGAGTTCGGCGTCAACGCCATCGTGCTCCCCGAGGGCTACCAGACGGGCCGCCACTTCCACGACCGCCAGCAGGAGCTGTACTTCGTGCACCGCGGTGAGATCGAGTTCGCCTTCGGCGACGGGACCACCCACCGGCTGCCCGCGGGCGGGTTCGCGCGGGTCGATGCCGCGACCGTGCGCTCGCTGCGCAACGTCGGCGAGGGCGAGGCGATCTACGTTTGCGTCGGCGGCCAGGGCGGCTACGTCGAGCGCGACGGGCACACCGCCGACGGCTGA
- a CDS encoding response regulator transcription factor, whose translation MTAELAATSDPEVDRRKLAVLLVDDHEVVHLGFRLMLTRTAWISRLVSARTIDEAVALACRYEPHVALVDLMLGEASGADACEAVRAACPKTRVLLMSGSGRIGTSTAQAIGASGFVPKDWATADILRAVYTVGTGGTMFLPRAETVGAGLSQRERNVLELVASGATNREIADRIHLSPHTVKEHLSSLYRKLGARNRADAVQRAQRLGLLS comes from the coding sequence ATGACCGCCGAGCTCGCAGCGACCAGTGACCCCGAGGTCGACCGGCGCAAGCTGGCCGTCCTGCTCGTCGACGACCACGAGGTCGTCCACCTCGGCTTTCGCCTCATGCTCACGCGCACCGCGTGGATCTCCCGGCTGGTGAGCGCGCGTACGATCGACGAGGCCGTCGCGCTCGCGTGCCGTTACGAGCCGCACGTGGCGCTCGTCGACCTCATGCTCGGCGAGGCGTCGGGCGCCGACGCCTGCGAGGCGGTCCGCGCTGCGTGCCCGAAGACCCGGGTGCTGCTCATGTCCGGCAGCGGCCGGATCGGCACGAGCACCGCCCAGGCGATCGGCGCGTCGGGCTTCGTGCCGAAGGACTGGGCGACCGCGGACATCCTGCGCGCCGTGTACACGGTGGGCACCGGCGGCACGATGTTCCTGCCGCGGGCCGAGACCGTCGGCGCGGGACTCTCGCAGCGCGAGCGCAACGTCCTCGAGCTCGTCGCCTCCGGCGCGACGAACCGCGAGATCGCCGACCGTATCCACCTCTCGCCGCACACGGTCAAGGAGCATCTGAGCTCCCTCTACCGCAAGCTCGGCGCGCGCAACCGCGCCGATGCGGTCCAGCGCGCGCAGCGCCTCGGGTTGCTCAGCTGA
- a CDS encoding 2-keto-4-pentenoate hydratase yields the protein MSDASPFDPAPLAAELEAAWTGRTTVEPFGERGALRTVEDAYAVQQAWAALRAAAGETTVGRKIGLTSPGMQEQMGVGEPDFGDLWGSRRFDAPGGAADIPAGVFIAPRVEGELALRIRAPLQGPGVTEADVLAAADAAALAVEIVDSRIAGWRITLVDTVADDASFGGFACGAWSEELLHADLPSTPFTLERNGEPCVQELGRAVLGSPLTAVAWLANKLGSFGAGIRAGDVVLSGSFGRAVPAQPGDEFVVSTPGRPPLTVRMTP from the coding sequence ATGTCCGACGCCTCGCCCTTCGACCCCGCTCCATTGGCCGCCGAGCTCGAGGCCGCATGGACCGGGCGCACCACCGTCGAGCCATTCGGCGAGCGCGGAGCGCTGCGCACGGTCGAGGACGCCTATGCCGTGCAGCAAGCGTGGGCCGCCCTGCGCGCCGCCGCCGGCGAGACGACCGTCGGGCGCAAGATCGGCCTCACCAGCCCCGGCATGCAGGAGCAGATGGGCGTCGGCGAGCCGGACTTCGGGGATCTGTGGGGCTCACGGCGCTTCGACGCGCCCGGCGGCGCAGCCGACATCCCGGCCGGCGTGTTCATCGCGCCGCGTGTCGAGGGCGAGCTCGCGCTGCGCATTCGCGCGCCGCTGCAGGGCCCGGGCGTGACGGAGGCCGACGTGCTCGCGGCGGCGGACGCGGCCGCGCTCGCCGTCGAGATCGTCGACAGCCGCATCGCCGGCTGGCGCATCACGCTCGTCGACACGGTCGCCGACGACGCGTCGTTCGGCGGCTTCGCCTGCGGCGCCTGGTCGGAGGAGCTCCTGCACGCGGACCTGCCGTCCACCCCATTCACCCTCGAGCGCAACGGCGAGCCGTGCGTGCAGGAGCTCGGCCGCGCGGTCCTCGGCTCGCCGCTGACCGCGGTCGCGTGGCTGGCGAACAAGCTCGGCTCGTTCGGCGCGGGCATCCGTGCCGGCGACGTCGTCCTGTCGGGCTCGTTCGGCCGCGCGGTCCCGGCGCAGCCCGGCGACGAGTTCGTCGTATCGACCCCCGGCCGCCCGCCGCTGACCGTCCGGATGACGCCATGA
- a CDS encoding VOC family protein, which produces MRATAMGVHHTGVTVRDIDRSLEWYRTMFGFEPAVLVRGDEPLAPEIGEAIGVPGARMHYAFLPVGDGGDQIELLQYLDPVGADFTLSNKDVGATHIAIRVDDCVAQYEHMTANGASFRRPPIVLEGDLAGVAFAYATDPDGMQVEIWQQP; this is translated from the coding sequence ATGCGGGCAACGGCGATGGGCGTGCACCACACCGGCGTCACCGTGCGGGACATCGATCGCTCGCTGGAGTGGTACCGGACCATGTTCGGCTTCGAGCCGGCGGTCCTGGTGCGCGGCGACGAGCCGCTGGCGCCGGAGATCGGCGAGGCGATCGGCGTCCCCGGCGCCCGCATGCACTACGCGTTCCTGCCCGTCGGCGACGGGGGCGACCAGATCGAGCTGCTGCAGTACCTCGATCCCGTCGGCGCCGACTTCACGCTGTCCAACAAGGATGTCGGGGCCACGCACATCGCGATCCGCGTCGACGACTGCGTCGCGCAGTACGAGCACATGACGGCCAACGGCGCGAGCTTCCGGCGCCCGCCGATCGTCCTCGAGGGCGACCTCGCCGGCGTCGCGTTCGCCTACGCCACCGATCCCGACGGGATGCAGGTCGAGATCTGGCAGCAGCCCTGA